The following proteins come from a genomic window of Polaribacter dokdonensis:
- a CDS encoding T9SS type A sorting domain-containing protein: MKKKILLLFILSISISVFSQSTNSSAGGKATGNGSVTYTVGQNIYTTNIGTNGSVSQGVQQSLEIFVLSNKDFKELNLNAFTYPNPTKDKITLELSNLEQTNLSFTMFDIKGRTLLKGVIKEKNTSIIMKDYSAGVYLLKVHQQNKELKTFKIIKK, encoded by the coding sequence ATGAAGAAAAAGATTTTACTACTATTTATTTTAAGTATTTCAATTTCTGTTTTTTCACAGTCAACAAATTCATCAGCAGGAGGTAAGGCAACTGGTAATGGATCTGTAACCTACACAGTTGGGCAAAATATTTATACTACGAACATTGGAACCAATGGTTCAGTTTCTCAAGGTGTTCAGCAAAGCTTAGAAATTTTTGTATTAAGTAATAAAGATTTTAAAGAACTAAATTTAAATGCTTTTACCTACCCAAATCCTACCAAAGATAAAATTACTCTAGAACTTTCAAATCTTGAGCAAACCAATTTAAGTTTTACAATGTTCGATATTAAAGGAAGAACTTTACTAAAAGGAGTAATCAAAGAAAAGAATACTAGTATTATTATGAAAGATTATTCAGCTGGAGTATATCTTTTAAAAGTACATCAACAAAATAAAGAATTAAAAACATTCAAAATTATAAAAAAGTAA
- a CDS encoding response regulator transcription factor codes for MKKIKIVLIDHVNSSLIRTTDLLKKSNKVEITGIFNDAELALEFIKETQPDLVISEIEMTGVSGIAIAKEIKKQFLDTKVIFYSEQAHYAISAIKVAAFDYLLKPLSIEELQQCIHRYQISHQIDLNKRELQIIKKMSEGLNSKSIGETLFISKHTVDKYRRNILEKTNCNNTAELVKFVAQVGII; via the coding sequence ATGAAAAAAATTAAAATAGTCTTAATAGACCATGTTAATTCTTCCCTAATTAGAACAACTGATTTATTAAAAAAATCAAACAAAGTAGAAATTACAGGTATATTTAATGACGCAGAGTTAGCTTTAGAGTTTATTAAAGAGACCCAGCCAGATTTAGTAATTTCTGAAATAGAAATGACAGGTGTTTCTGGAATAGCCATTGCTAAAGAAATAAAAAAGCAATTTTTAGATACAAAAGTTATCTTTTATTCCGAACAAGCTCATTATGCCATCAGTGCTATAAAGGTTGCTGCTTTTGATTATCTTCTTAAACCCTTATCAATAGAAGAATTACAACAATGTATTCATCGCTATCAAATTAGTCATCAAATAGATTTAAATAAAAGAGAATTACAAATTATTAAAAAAATGTCTGAAGGATTAAATAGTAAATCTATAGGAGAAACTTTATTTATAAGTAAACATACTGTAGATAAATATAGAAGAAATATACTTGAAAAAACCAATTGCAATAACACTGCAGAGTTGGTTAAATTTGTAGCTCAAGTTGGTATTATTTAG
- a CDS encoding Lcl domain-containing protein yields the protein MKRILTLVILVCISFSALGQSPEKMSYQAVVRNADGSLVSEKSVGMKISIIKTSTTGTIVYSETHNPTTNTNGLVTFEIGTGNVVNGTFATIDWGADSYFIKTETDIDGGSNYTISGTSQFLSVPYALYAKNVFSGNYDDLTNKPKVTEVKTYQIGDFVQGGIVFWVDETEQHGLVVANVNQSAAMRWHAGTFGNTHAKGNGLYAGKSNTSIIIPSIIAIGDDGDNFAARLCNDLQIIQDGVTYGDWYLPSRLEMNLIYQSRSAVNTTAAANSGDSLVNDVYWTSTESSDNSAYGLDFSNGQESTIFKTFANSVRAIRSF from the coding sequence ATGAAAAGAATTTTAACCTTAGTAATTTTAGTATGTATCAGTTTTTCTGCTTTAGGTCAATCACCAGAAAAAATGAGTTATCAAGCTGTAGTTAGAAATGCAGATGGTAGTTTAGTGAGTGAGAAGTCTGTAGGTATGAAAATTAGTATCATAAAAACTTCTACAACAGGTACAATTGTATATTCTGAAACTCATAACCCTACAACTAATACTAATGGGTTAGTTACTTTCGAAATTGGTACAGGAAATGTTGTTAACGGAACTTTTGCAACTATAGATTGGGGTGCTGATTCTTATTTTATTAAAACAGAAACAGATATTGATGGTGGATCTAACTATACTATTTCAGGAACAAGCCAATTCTTAAGTGTACCATATGCACTATATGCTAAAAATGTTTTTAGTGGTAATTACGATGATTTAACAAATAAGCCTAAAGTAACTGAAGTTAAAACATATCAAATAGGCGATTTTGTACAAGGAGGTATTGTTTTTTGGGTAGATGAGACTGAACAACATGGTTTAGTAGTTGCGAATGTAAATCAAAGTGCAGCTATGAGATGGCATGCAGGAACATTTGGTAATACCCATGCAAAGGGTAATGGATTGTATGCAGGTAAATCTAATACTTCGATTATTATACCTTCTATAATTGCGATAGGTGATGATGGAGATAATTTTGCAGCAAGATTATGTAATGATTTACAAATAATTCAAGATGGTGTAACTTATGGAGATTGGTATTTACCAAGCAGACTAGAAATGAATTTAATTTATCAAAGTAGGTCTGCAGTTAATACAACAGCTGCAGCTAATAGCGGAGATAGTTTAGTGAATGATGTATATTGGACATCTACAGAAAGTTCAGATAATAGTGCATATGGTTTAGATTTTTCTAATGGTCAAGAATCAACAATTTTTAAAACCTTTGCAAATTCTGTTCGGGCTATAAGATCTTTCTAA
- a CDS encoding Ig-like domain-containing protein, which translates to MIKKTTFLALFSFLAVFSAFSNNSLSSEDFGVPTVTFGSMISDNATNTLAKTGDEITITFTSDEDINTPTVTIAGQSAVVGGSGSSWTATYTVQVGDVQGSTAYSITNISSTSTSEAGTDVSGSGAVTIDTADPSVSSIAMVSDNTTNTLATTGDEITLTFVSSETINTPTVTIAGQSATVTNTGNNYTATYTVQAGDAQGAAAYSISNISDSSGNTGSTSSGSGAVTIDTASPSVSSIAMVSDNTPNTTARTGIEITLTFVSSETISTPTVTIAGQSATVTNSGNNYSASYFVQAGDTQGAAAYSISNFSDVSGNTGSTSSGSGAVTIDTVDPSVSNIAMVSNNTADTLAKAGDVITLTFTSSESINTPTVTIATQTASVTNTGNNYTATYTVQAGDFQGATAYQISNFSDSTGNAGSVSSGTGAVTIDTTAPTVGVTSNTIDVNLNTSTSITAADVNDASSDNNTSPANLTLALDQSTFSCSDIVAGQVSTAVTVTLTVTDEAGNSASLTKNVNVIDDEAPANVALVNPTYVHRTGTAYVEQGLTYNEACFEEVVIVSSDLDVNQWGTYTIVYKVVDKSGNESATVTRTQVVNDVPTTDAANFTVNQDTENHVFDVLDGDSFGNDGAESFTISGAMSAQNGTLILQDLGTADPTDDLVVYTPRATYNGPDSFTYTLEDENGDTVTTTVNIVVRPIVPVPVNDVATVDKNSSNNIIAVLANDDFGGNEANATHPLTFTNGSKSSASPEGGLISIEDNGTPNILTDDFIHYTPAADFIGTDTFMYTITDFDGDATTASVEVTVVEGSNGNTTPTATADTASVDFEEVEAIIDVLANDSAGSDLYIDNGLTLTNGTTSGASANGGLISVDNNGTATTSDDTFKYSAPAGFDGLDTFSYTITDTTGDASTALVSITVGAAAPLEGAVEDVVATPANTPILIDVLANDNFGTFGSGTLLINSPDHLTGDSAQGTGTLTLDNGGTGTINEADDKILYSPPTNFNGVDTFDYTLTVDSNQYQGTVTITVGTVVPPATTPTAVDDSITVDFESSNTVIAVLDNDSYGSDGLSTTHPLTLVNGKQSTATTKGGLISVSDHLLINDASDDVVLYSAPAGYSGSDSFSYTITDLNGDAATATVDILVSPAAALADPTAVDDAFSVANGSSSNDLDILDNDQFGSEGLASVTLSVGSEGGTLAINANGTANAEDITVTYTPAALFENGVETFTYTLEDNGTDTATATVTVTVGTVAPAVTVPTAVNDAVTVSAGSVDNVIDVLVNDTPGSEGYIDGGLTMTNGTLTSASTKGSAISIDNKGTNDTTDDVFNYTPSALAVTDGTDTFSYTITDATGDASTATVTVTIGPAATDVPTALDDTATAVEDTAISIDVLDNDVYGDDGAALVDALTVGANSDLGGTTAVVAGEIEYTPAANFVGTDTFEYTIEDGNGDTATATVTVTVTAEVVVNGTPTAVDDSITVDFESSNTVIAVLDNDSYGSDGLNTTHPLTLVNGKQSTATTKGGLISVSDHLLINDASDDVVLYSAPAGYSGSDSFSYTITDLNGDAATATVDILVSPAAALADPTAVDDAFSVANGSSSNDLDILDNDQFGSEGLASVTLSVGSEGGTLAINANGTANAEDITVTYTPAALFENGVETFTYTLEDNGTDTATATVTVTVGTVAPAVTVPTAVNDAVTVSAGSVDNVIDVLVNDTPGSEGYIDGGLTMTNGTLTSASTKGSAISIDNKGTNDTTDDVFNYTPSALAVTDGTDTFSYTITDATGDASTATVTVTIGPAATDVPTALDDTATAVEDTAISIDVLDNDVYGDDGAALVDALTVGANSDLGGTTAVVAGEIEYTPAANFVGTDTFEYTIEDGNGDTATATVTVTVTAEVVVNGTPTAVDDNVSVVRFSSSNSIDVLSNDDFGSDGPSLTHPITLSNGRSTGVSSGGRFISVNSNNTISYSPGSLISDSFEYTITDENGDATTGTVFITTTASRETPNSVTIGNTEVFVDNFLSYPNPSEGNLSTTLLSSVTTKATMILFDATGKVVSSSTLDLEEGVNQFDFNFNVKAGMLFMRIISAEKDFGTSKVVFK; encoded by the coding sequence ATGATTAAAAAAACTACGTTTTTAGCCCTATTTAGCTTTTTAGCTGTCTTTTCAGCTTTTAGCAACAATTCCCTTTCCTCTGAAGATTTTGGAGTTCCAACAGTTACTTTTGGTTCTATGATTTCAGATAATGCTACAAATACTTTAGCAAAAACAGGTGATGAAATTACAATAACATTTACGTCAGACGAAGACATTAATACACCTACAGTAACAATAGCTGGGCAATCAGCTGTAGTTGGTGGTTCTGGTTCCTCTTGGACAGCAACATATACAGTACAAGTAGGAGATGTACAAGGTTCAACTGCGTATTCAATTACAAACATATCATCAACTTCAACTTCTGAAGCTGGAACAGATGTAAGTGGTTCTGGAGCTGTAACCATTGATACTGCAGATCCATCTGTTTCAAGTATTGCAATGGTTTCAGATAATACTACAAATACTTTAGCCACAACAGGTGATGAAATAACTTTAACATTTGTTTCAAGCGAGACAATTAATACGCCTACTGTAACTATCGCAGGTCAATCAGCAACAGTAACTAATACAGGTAACAACTACACTGCTACATATACGGTTCAAGCAGGAGATGCTCAAGGAGCTGCTGCATATTCAATTTCAAATATTTCAGATTCTTCTGGAAATACAGGTTCTACTTCATCTGGTTCTGGAGCTGTAACCATTGATACAGCAAGCCCATCTGTTTCAAGCATTGCAATGGTTTCAGATAATACCCCAAATACTACAGCTAGAACTGGAATTGAAATAACTTTAACGTTTGTTTCAAGTGAGACAATTAGTACACCTACAGTAACTATTGCTGGTCAATCAGCTACTGTAACAAATTCAGGTAATAATTACTCAGCCTCATATTTTGTGCAAGCAGGAGATACTCAAGGGGCTGCTGCTTATTCAATTTCAAATTTCTCAGATGTTTCTGGGAATACTGGTTCTACTTCATCAGGTTCAGGAGCTGTAACTATTGATACTGTAGATCCTTCTGTTTCAAATATTGCTATGGTATCAAATAATACTGCAGACACTTTAGCAAAAGCAGGAGATGTTATCACCTTAACTTTTACCTCTAGCGAGTCAATTAATACACCTACAGTTACTATTGCTACACAAACAGCATCAGTAACAAATACAGGAAATAATTACACTGCTACATATACAGTTCAAGCAGGTGATTTTCAAGGAGCTACTGCATACCAAATTTCAAATTTCTCTGATAGTACAGGTAATGCTGGTTCTGTTTCTTCGGGTACAGGAGCTGTTACTATAGATACAACAGCACCAACAGTAGGTGTTACCTCAAATACAATAGATGTAAATTTAAATACAAGTACAAGTATAACTGCAGCAGATGTTAATGATGCATCATCAGACAATAACACAAGTCCAGCTAACTTAACACTAGCATTAGATCAATCAACATTTAGTTGTTCAGATATTGTTGCTGGTCAAGTTTCTACAGCAGTAACAGTTACGTTAACTGTAACAGATGAAGCTGGTAATTCTGCAAGTTTAACAAAAAATGTTAATGTAATAGATGACGAAGCACCAGCAAACGTTGCTTTAGTAAATCCTACTTATGTGCATAGAACAGGAACGGCTTATGTAGAACAAGGGCTTACTTATAATGAAGCTTGTTTCGAAGAAGTTGTTATTGTTTCTAGTGATTTAGATGTAAATCAGTGGGGTACATATACAATAGTATATAAGGTTGTAGATAAATCAGGTAATGAATCTGCAACAGTTACAAGAACACAAGTTGTAAATGATGTGCCTACAACAGATGCAGCAAATTTTACAGTAAATCAAGATACAGAAAACCATGTTTTTGATGTCTTAGATGGAGATAGTTTTGGAAATGATGGGGCAGAGTCTTTTACGATTTCTGGAGCAATGAGTGCACAAAATGGTACTTTAATATTGCAAGATTTAGGTACAGCAGATCCAACAGATGATTTAGTAGTATATACACCTAGAGCAACATATAATGGTCCAGATAGTTTTACATATACTTTAGAAGACGAAAATGGAGATACAGTTACAACTACAGTTAATATTGTAGTTAGACCAATAGTTCCTGTGCCAGTAAATGATGTAGCAACAGTAGATAAAAATAGTTCAAATAATATTATAGCAGTATTGGCTAATGATGATTTTGGTGGTAACGAAGCAAATGCTACACACCCACTAACTTTTACTAACGGAAGTAAAAGTAGTGCAAGTCCAGAAGGAGGTTTAATTAGTATTGAAGATAATGGTACTCCAAACATTTTAACTGACGATTTTATTCATTATACACCAGCAGCAGACTTTATAGGTACTGATACCTTTATGTATACCATTACAGATTTTGATGGCGATGCTACCACTGCTTCAGTTGAAGTAACAGTAGTTGAAGGTTCAAATGGTAATACAACACCAACTGCAACAGCAGATACTGCATCAGTTGATTTTGAAGAGGTAGAAGCAATAATAGATGTTTTAGCTAATGATTCAGCAGGTTCAGATTTATATATAGATAATGGTCTAACCTTAACAAATGGTACAACCTCAGGAGCTAGTGCAAATGGAGGGTTGATTTCAGTGGATAATAATGGTACAGCAACTACTTCAGATGATACATTCAAATATTCTGCACCTGCAGGTTTTGATGGTTTAGATACATTTAGTTATACTATTACAGATACAACAGGAGATGCATCAACAGCATTAGTTTCAATAACAGTTGGGGCAGCTGCTCCTTTAGAAGGTGCTGTAGAAGATGTTGTTGCTACACCAGCAAATACACCTATTTTAATCGATGTTTTAGCCAATGATAATTTTGGAACTTTCGGTTCTGGTACTTTATTAATAAATAGTCCAGATCACTTAACTGGTGATAGTGCACAAGGAACTGGTACTTTAACTTTGGATAATGGAGGAACAGGAACTATTAATGAAGCAGATGATAAGATATTGTATTCACCACCAACTAATTTTAATGGTGTTGATACTTTTGATTACACATTAACAGTAGATTCTAATCAGTATCAAGGAACAGTTACAATTACTGTAGGAACAGTAGTTCCACCAGCTACAACACCAACAGCAGTAGATGATTCAATCACGGTTGATTTTGAGAGTTCAAATACAGTTATAGCAGTATTAGACAATGATTCTTATGGGTCAGATGGTTTAAGCACAACACATCCATTAACTTTAGTAAATGGTAAACAAAGCACAGCAACTACAAAGGGTGGTTTAATTAGTGTTTCAGATCACCTTTTAATAAATGATGCTTCAGACGATGTTGTATTATATTCAGCACCAGCAGGATATAGTGGATCAGATTCATTTTCGTATACAATTACAGATTTAAATGGAGATGCAGCTACAGCTACAGTAGATATTTTAGTAAGTCCAGCAGCAGCTTTAGCAGATCCTACAGCAGTAGATGATGCTTTTAGTGTAGCAAATGGTTCATCATCAAATGATTTAGATATTTTAGATAATGATCAGTTTGGATCAGAAGGATTAGCAAGCGTTACTTTATCAGTAGGTTCAGAAGGAGGTACTTTAGCTATCAATGCAAATGGAACAGCGAATGCAGAAGACATTACAGTAACTTATACACCAGCAGCATTATTTGAAAATGGAGTTGAAACCTTTACCTATACTTTAGAAGATAATGGTACAGATACAGCTACAGCTACAGTAACAGTAACAGTAGGAACAGTTGCACCAGCAGTAACAGTTCCAACAGCAGTTAATGATGCAGTAACAGTTTCAGCAGGAAGTGTTGATAATGTAATAGATGTATTGGTTAATGATACACCAGGATCAGAAGGATATATAGATGGCGGGTTAACGATGACAAATGGAACGTTAACAAGTGCAAGTACAAAAGGAAGTGCAATAAGCATAGATAATAAAGGTACGAATGATACAACAGATGATGTATTTAACTATACACCATCAGCTTTAGCAGTAACAGATGGTACAGATACATTTAGTTATACAATTACAGACGCAACAGGAGATGCATCAACAGCTACAGTAACAGTAACTATTGGTCCTGCAGCAACAGACGTTCCAACAGCATTAGATGATACAGCAACAGCAGTAGAAGATACAGCAATAAGTATCGATGTTTTAGACAATGATGTTTATGGAGATGATGGAGCAGCTTTAGTGGATGCATTAACAGTAGGTGCTAATTCTGACTTAGGAGGAACTACAGCAGTAGTTGCAGGTGAGATTGAATATACACCAGCAGCAAATTTTGTAGGAACAGATACTTTTGAGTATACTATTGAGGATGGAAATGGAGATACAGCAACAGCAACAGTAACAGTAACAGTAACTGCAGAGGTAGTTGTAAATGGTACACCAACAGCAGTAGATGATTCAATCACGGTTGATTTTGAGAGTTCAAATACAGTTATAGCAGTATTAGACAATGATTCTTATGGGTCAGATGGTTTAAATACAACACATCCATTAACTTTAGTAAACGGAAAACAAAGTACAGCAACTACAAAGGGTGGTTTAATTAGTGTTTCAGATCACCTTTTAATAAATGATGCTTCAGACGATGTTGTATTATATTCAGCACCAGCAGGATATAGTGGATCAGATTCATTTTCGTATACAATTACAGATTTAAATGGAGATGCAGCTACAGCTACAGTAGATATTTTAGTAAGTCCAGCAGCAGCTTTAGCAGATCCTACAGCAGTAGATGATGCTTTTAGTGTAGCAAATGGTTCATCATCAAATGATTTAGATATTTTAGATAATGATCAGTTTGGATCAGAAGGATTAGCAAGCGTTACTTTATCAGTAGGTTCAGAAGGAGGTACTTTAGCTATCAATGCAAATGGAACAGCGAATGCAGAAGACATTACAGTAACTTATACACCAGCAGCATTATTTGAAAATGGAGTTGAAACCTTTACCTATACTTTAGAAGATAATGGTACAGATACAGCTACAGCTACAGTAACAGTAACAGTAGGAACAGTTGCACCAGCAGTAACAGTTCCAACAGCAGTTAATGATGCAGTAACAGTTTCAGCAGGAAGTGTTGATAATGTAATAGATGTATTGGTTAATGATACACCAGGATCAGAAGGATATATAGATGGCGGGTTAACGATGACAAATGGAACGTTAACAAGTGCAAGTACAAAAGGAAGTGCAATAAGCATAGATAATAAAGGTACGAATGATACAACAGATGATGTATTTAACTATACACCATCAGCTTTAGCAGTAACAGATGGTACAGATACATTTAGTTATACAATTACAGACGCAACAGGAGATGCATCAACAGCTACAGTAACAGTAACTATTGGTCCTGCAGCAACAGACGTTCCAACAGCATTAGATGATACAGCAACAGCAGTAGAAGATACAGCAATAAGTATCGATGTTTTAGACAATGATGTTTATGGAGATGATGGAGCAGCTTTAGTGGATGCATTAACAGTAGGTGCTAATTCTGACTTAGGAGGAACTACAGCAGTAGTTGCAGGTGAGATTGAATATACACCAGCAGCAAATTTTGTAGGAACAGATACTTTTGAGTATACTATTGAGGATGGAAATGGAGATACAGCAACAGCAACAGTAACAGTAACAGTAACTGCAGAGGTAGTTGTAAATGGTACGCCAACAGCAGTAGATGATAATGTGTCTGTAGTAAGATTCAGTAGTTCAAATAGTATTGATGTATTATCAAATGATGATTTTGGTTCAGATGGTCCAAGTCTTACACATCCTATTACATTATCTAATGGAAGATCTACTGGGGTTTCTTCAGGAGGTAGGTTCATAAGTGTAAATAGTAATAATACAATTTCATATTCTCCTGGAAGTTTAATTTCTGATAGTTTTGAGTATACTATTACAGATGAAAATGGAGATGCAACTACAGGTACTGTGTTTATTACAACAACTGCTAGTAGAGAAACACCTAATAGTGTAACTATTGGTAACACAGAGGTTTTTGTTGATAATTTCTTAAGTTATCCAAATCCGTCAGAAGGGAATTTAAGTACTACTTTATTGAGTAGTGTAACTACAAAAGCAACTATGATTTTATTTGATGCGACAGGTAAAGTGGTATCAAGTTCTACATTAGACTTAGAAGAAGGAGTTAATCAATTTGATTTTAACTTTAATGTAAAAGCTGGTATGTTGTTTATGAGAATTATTAGTGCAGAAAAAGATTTTGGAACTAGTAAAGTAGTTTTTAAATAA